The following coding sequences are from one Pseudomonas mendocina window:
- a CDS encoding septal ring lytic transglycosylase RlpA family protein: MATRSPDAIREFSLPRIASGLQTYALLGVLALLTGCSTFGGGGSGASESGKASYYGDRHHGQKTASGERFNQNALTAAHRSLPFGTRVRVTNLNNERSVVVRINDRGPFVRGRVIDVSRAAAERLDMLRAGVVPVRIEALD; the protein is encoded by the coding sequence CCGGATAGCCTCCGGGCTACAGACATACGCTCTGCTCGGCGTACTCGCCCTGCTCACCGGCTGCTCTACCTTTGGCGGCGGTGGCAGTGGCGCCAGCGAAAGTGGCAAGGCGTCCTACTATGGTGATCGCCATCATGGACAGAAGACCGCCAGCGGCGAGCGCTTCAACCAGAATGCGCTGACCGCCGCACACCGCAGCCTGCCCTTCGGCACCCGAGTGCGCGTCACCAATCTGAACAACGAGCGCAGTGTGGTGGTGCGCATCAACGACCGCGGCCCGTTCGTGCGCGGGCGCGTCATCGATGTCTCTCGCGCCGCCGCTGAGCGCCTGGACATGCTGCGCGCCGGCGTGGTGCCGGTACGCATCGAAGCACTGGACTGA
- a CDS encoding carboxymuconolactone decarboxylase family protein, translated as MSDTHDQGLKVRREVMGDAFVDRALGNATEFTQPLQDFVNEHAWGGVWTRSGLPRATRSLITLAALTALKCPQELKGHVRGALNNGCTVEEIRETLLHCAVYAGVPASIDAFRAAQEVIEEYQSK; from the coding sequence ATGAGCGACACACATGACCAAGGCTTGAAAGTCCGCCGCGAGGTGATGGGCGACGCCTTCGTCGACCGCGCCCTGGGTAATGCCACCGAATTCACTCAGCCGTTGCAGGATTTCGTCAACGAGCATGCCTGGGGTGGCGTGTGGACGCGCAGCGGCCTGCCGCGCGCGACCCGCAGCCTGATCACCCTGGCCGCACTGACCGCGTTGAAGTGCCCGCAGGAGCTAAAAGGCCACGTGCGTGGCGCCCTGAACAACGGCTGCACCGTCGAGGAAATCCGCGAAACCCTGCTGCACTGCGCCGTTTACGCTGGCGTGCCAGCCAGCATCGACGCCTTCCGCGCCGCCCAGGAAGTCATCGAGGAATATCAGAGCAAATGA
- a CDS encoding AEC family transporter produces MFAVIQQTLAITAPVFAMLFLGVALKRLHWIDNAFIETASSLVFRGTMPTLLFIGIVKADLSAALQPELLLFFVIATLVCFAIAWAWAIWRVPHVDRGIYTQGAFRGNNGIVGLALATSMYGDYGLSLGAVLGGVVILCYNVLSAIVLAIYSPGAKTGVLAISKSIVTNPLIIGVLAAIPFAYWQIPLPAWLMTSGQYFAQMTLPLALICIGGTLSLNSLRRSSGVAVGSSLMKMVWLPLISTLGAWLWGFRDADLAILFLYFASPTAAASFVMARAVGANHELAAAIIVITTLAAVVTTNIGLLILQWGGWI; encoded by the coding sequence ATGTTCGCCGTCATCCAGCAAACCCTCGCCATTACTGCACCCGTATTCGCCATGCTGTTTCTCGGCGTGGCTCTCAAGCGCCTGCACTGGATCGACAACGCCTTCATCGAAACCGCGTCCAGCCTGGTGTTTCGCGGCACCATGCCGACCCTGCTGTTCATCGGCATCGTCAAGGCCGACCTGAGTGCGGCGCTGCAACCCGAGTTGCTGCTGTTCTTCGTGATCGCCACGCTGGTGTGCTTCGCCATCGCCTGGGCATGGGCGATCTGGCGAGTGCCGCACGTCGACCGCGGTATCTACACCCAAGGCGCGTTTCGCGGTAACAACGGTATCGTCGGTCTGGCGCTGGCCACTAGCATGTACGGCGACTACGGCCTGTCGCTGGGCGCGGTGCTCGGTGGCGTGGTGATCCTCTGTTACAACGTGCTCTCGGCCATCGTCCTGGCCATCTACAGCCCGGGTGCGAAGACCGGTGTGCTGGCCATCAGCAAGAGCATTGTGACCAATCCGCTGATCATCGGTGTGCTGGCGGCGATTCCCTTCGCCTACTGGCAGATTCCGCTGCCAGCCTGGCTGATGACCTCAGGGCAGTATTTCGCGCAGATGACCCTACCGCTGGCGCTGATCTGTATCGGCGGTACGCTCAGCCTCAACTCGTTGCGCCGCAGCAGTGGCGTCGCCGTCGGCTCCAGCCTGATGAAAATGGTCTGGCTGCCGCTGATCTCGACGCTGGGGGCCTGGTTGTGGGGCTTTCGTGATGCCGACCTGGCGATTCTCTTCCTCTATTTCGCCAGCCCGACGGCAGCGGCCAGTTTCGTCATGGCGCGTGCCGTCGGTGCCAACCATGAGCTGGCTGCGGCGATCATCGTGATCACCACGCTGGCGGCGGTGGTCACCACCAATATCGGCCTGCTGATCCTGCAGTGGGGCGGGTGGATCTAG